The DNA sequence ATCGAGGAGGAAACCCCCAAAGAAGAGACCGCTCCCCCCGAGGCGGAAGCGCCCGGCGAGGAGGAGAGCACCGAAAGGGTTTTCGAAAAGAAACTCTCCAGCTGGGAATCCTTCCTGGAGCGCGAGACCATCGAGCTGAAGCGGCAGGCCATCGAGGCGGAATTCGAAAAACTCGAGAAACTCCACTTCCGGGACCCGAATAAGACCCTGGTGAAGATGGCCGCGGCCCGCCAGGAGACCCCCGCGAACGGACCGAAGCCCGCCGCGAACGGAAAAGCCGCCGCTGTCCTGGAGCGTCCAAAGCCCGAACGCAAGAAACACGTATTCTTCCCGAAAAAAGACCTTCGATAAACACCGTGACGCCGTACACCATTCTCTACTGCCACCACTACGAACAAATCAGCGGCGGCGAAACCAGCCTGCTCGAGCTCTTCCGCACCCTGGACCGCGAGCAGTTCCGGCCGCTTCTGGCCGGCCCCGCCGAGGGTCCCTTTCCCGAGGCGGCGCGGGCGCTCGGCGTCGAGGTCATCCCCCACGCCTACCGCCCCCTCCGGCGGATCGGGGCGCTCTTGGGGAGCGGCGGCCGCCTCGCGAAAATCGCCCAGGACAATAACGCATCCCTCCTGCACGCCAACGCGCCGGTGACCAACATCCCGGCCGCCATCGCCGGTCGCATCGCGCGCCGGCCCGTCATCTGGCACGCCCGCGTCCTGGCGGGCCCGGGAGAGATTGACCTCGACCGTCATCTCTCCTTCCTTCCCAACCTCATCATCTCGAACTCAGACGCCATCCGGGAGCGGTTCCGCTTCAGGGGGAAACTTCGGCAAAACGCCATCACCATCATCAACGGAGTGGACACCGGGCGCTTTCACCCCGGCATCTCCGGCGAAGCGGCGCGGCAGAAACTTTCCCTTCCCGCCGAGGCCACCGTCTTCGGGGTGGTGGGGCGCATCTCTCCCATCAAGGGGCAAGCCACTTTCATCGAGGCGGCAATCGCGCTTCTTGAAAAATATCCAAAAGCGCAATTCCTGCTGATCGGCGCGGGTCTTTTTTCGGGGGAATCGGCGCACGAGCGTGCCCTGCGCAATAAGGTGCATGAGCGAAATCTCCATGATCGGATTCACTTTTGCGGCTACCAAAGCGACGTCCGTCCCTTCATGGCCGCCCTCGATGTCTGCGTCGTGCCCTCGGATCAGGAAGGGTGCGGCCGGGCCATCTTCGAGGCGATGGCCATGGAAAAACCCGTCATCGGAACCGGAACGGGCGGCACCCCCGAGATCATCACAGATGAAGAGACGGGGATTCTCATCCCGGCGCGCGATCCGGCGGCGCTGGCCACCGCCATGGAACGCCTGCTGGAGGATGATGCCCTCCGGAAGAAGATGGGGGGCGCGGGAAGGCGCAAGGTAGAGGCACAGTTCACGCTGGAGGCCCACGCCCTGAAAACCGAAACGGCCTATCTCAAGCTTTTGGAGGGAGTTCGCTCAAATGGATAGGCTTGCGGGCGAGTTCCGGCATCACGACAAGGGCCGCCCGCTCGCCTGGGCGGCGGAGTGCGCACCCGTCCGGGACGATGCGACAGGGAACGAGGCCATCGTCCTTGGGCCCGCCGGCATCCGGCAAGATGAGATTGCGCGTGAGCTGGCGCGGCATCCTGAGAGAGCGTCCGAGGCCCTCTCGGCGTTCCGCGCGTGGGGCGGCGGCTTCGCCTTCGCCCTTTGGGAGCGGGAAAAGCAGTCCCTCGCATTGGGATGCGACCCGCTGGGGCTGCAGCCGCTCTATTACAGCGAATCGCCGGGCGGCCTCCGCTTCGGGGGGCGCCTCGCCGATACCCTGCGAGAAGGCGAGGGAGAAAAGCTGCATCTGGCCTCCTGTGCGCATTTTCTCCTTTTTCTCTCCGTCCCGGCGGGGAGGACGCTCCTCGGCCGGGTGCGCCGGATATTCCCGGGGGCGCGGGTCCGCTTCCCGCAGAATGATGAGGAGGACGCCGCCTTGTTCCCCCTCGCTCCCCCCGCTCTCCCGTCGCGAGGGGACGCCGCAAAACGGCTTCTCGAGGCCCTCCGGGGGGCCGTCCGCGCGGCGGTGGCGGATCTGCCGGAGGATGCGCCGGTGGGGCTCCTTCTCAGCGGGGGCACCGACAGCACCGCCCTGCTCGCCCTCTTGCGCGAGGCGCGCAAGGGTCCCATCGCCGCGATTCATGTTTCCCCAAAGGACAGCCCCGATCGGCCCTATGCCCGCGAGATGGCGGAGAGATACGGCGCGGAGCTTCTGGACGCCGAAATCACCGGAACGGACGCGAGAGAGAGCCTGGGCTGGATCGTGGCGGCCATGGAATCGCCCGGGGGAAACGCCTCCGCCGTCGCCACCCACCGGGCGCTCGCGATGGCGGGAGAGCGGGGGGTGCGGCGCGTCCTGACCGGGCTGGGGAGCGATGAGACGTTCTGCGGCCATGCGAAGCACATTCTGGCGCCCTGGTGGCCCTGGGTTGCGCGGCTTCCGGCGGGCCTGCGCCCCGGAGGGCTCCTCGCCCGCGCGGCGGGCGGCAGCGAGGCGCTCGGCCGGGCACTGGCCGAAGAAAAAGGACCGGAGGAGATGCACCGCGCGATGTACGGTTTTTTCGGGAAGGAAATGGAGGCACAACTTCTCGGAGCGATGCCAAAATTCGCGCAGATACCCGATCTTCCCTGGCGATCGGCTGAGGCGGAGCGCTTTCCGCCCGGCTATGCGTCCGCAATCTTCCAGATCGATCTCAACCTCTGGCTCCGGGCGGCGCTGGCGCCGATGGCGGGCGCGCTCGCCGCGGCGCAGGGAGTGGAGCTGGCGATGCCCTTCTGCGCACCAGAGATGTGGAACCTCTCGGCGGCGATGCCGCTGTCGTGGAAGGTGTCGGGGCGGCGGGGAAAGAAAATCCTCGAAGAAGCGCTGTCCGGCACCATCCCGGAGGAGATCTTCCGCCGGCCGCGGCAGGGCTTTTCCGTTCCGATGGACAGATGGCTCCGCGAGGAACTCAAGGAGACGGCGGCCGAACACCTTGCCCCCGGGCGGGTGGCGAGGTGGTACATCGCCAATCCGGAGGCCATCGAGTATCTCCACCGCCGGCACACCGCCGGCCGGGCGGACTGGGGCCTGCCCCTCTGGGCCTGGACCACTTTTTCCATGTGGTACGCGCAGTTCGTGGAAGGGAAAGACGCCCCCCCCGAGCCGCTTTAGCCCGCCGATATCCCGCCGTCCACCATCACCCGCGCCCCGTTCATGAAGTCATTGACGGGCGAGACCAGGAAGAGCGCCGTCTCGGCGACTTTGGCCGGATCTCCAAACTGGCGGATGGGGACTTTCTCGCGGCGCGATTTGGCGACTTCCGGATCGTTTTCGTGCCTCGTCTTCCCCCGGCCGCTCGCCGTGGGCCCGAGGGCCAGGCAGTTGACGCGGATCCCGAGCGGGCCGAGCTCCAGCGCGAGGCATTTCGTCAGGTTGTGGAGCACCGTCTTCGTACACGAGTAGAGGGAAAAATCCGGGGTGCCGTGCTCCCCGGCGTCGGAGCCAATCATGAGAATGTGGCCGGACTTTTGCCCCACCATGTAGCGTGCCGCCTCGCGCGAGGCGTAGTAGGCCTGCTTGGCGTTCACCTCGAAGAGCAACTCGATGGCCTCGTCCTGAACGTCCACGATCTTGCTGAGGTTCCGGGTGCCCGCGCTGTTGACCAGAATGTCCACGCCGCCCAGAAAAGCGATGCCGTCGTTCACGAGTTTGGCCGCGTTCCGCCCGATCGAGAGATCGTAGCAGTCCCCGCCCGCCTTGACGCCCGCCTGGGCGGCGGCATCCACCGTCTCCTGCATCCCGGCGGCGTTGCTTCCGCCCGCCACCCAGACACTCGCGCCCGCCTGGGCATAGCGGACGGCGATCGCGGCACCGAGCCCCCCCGAGGCGCCCGTCACAACGGCCCGCTTTCCTTCCAGAATTTTCTCTGTCATCTTCCGCCTCCATGCATATCGAACCTTTTCCGCGCCCCGGCCCTCCGGGCGGCCCCGATTTTGACACTTCGGCGTATGATCCACAAAGGGAAGGCCCCTCTCCGCCGGAGAAAGCGGGCTATTTCCTCCACTTTCCCCCTTTTATGAAAAGAAATGAAAACGTAGAATGAAATCAGGAGGCGCCGCACCGATGGACCGCACAACCGCCCCGGGAGGCCAACGCCCGGAGAGTTTCGCCCGGGGGCTTTGTATCTGCTTGATACTATTTTAATTTTTTGAATTAATACCCGGGGTACACTTTGGCCGGGGCGGTTCATCCAAGGAGTTGGCGTGCGGATTTTACATCTCATCACCCGGCTGGACCGCGGCGGCTCGGCGGATAACACTCTGTACAGCTGCATGGGCCAGATTCGCGCAGGACACGAAGTGACGCTGGCGGTGGGACCGGGAATCACGGAAGAGAGCCCGCTTTTGGAGGAGGCCGAGGCTTTGGGGGTTCAAACGGTGCGCATT is a window from the bacterium genome containing:
- a CDS encoding glycosyltransferase family 4 protein, whose translation is MTPYTILYCHHYEQISGGETSLLELFRTLDREQFRPLLAGPAEGPFPEAARALGVEVIPHAYRPLRRIGALLGSGGRLAKIAQDNNASLLHANAPVTNIPAAIAGRIARRPVIWHARVLAGPGEIDLDRHLSFLPNLIISNSDAIRERFRFRGKLRQNAITIINGVDTGRFHPGISGEAARQKLSLPAEATVFGVVGRISPIKGQATFIEAAIALLEKYPKAQFLLIGAGLFSGESAHERALRNKVHERNLHDRIHFCGYQSDVRPFMAALDVCVVPSDQEGCGRAIFEAMAMEKPVIGTGTGGTPEIITDEETGILIPARDPAALATAMERLLEDDALRKKMGGAGRRKVEAQFTLEAHALKTETAYLKLLEGVRSNG
- a CDS encoding asparagine synthase C-terminal domain-containing protein; translation: MDRLAGEFRHHDKGRPLAWAAECAPVRDDATGNEAIVLGPAGIRQDEIARELARHPERASEALSAFRAWGGGFAFALWEREKQSLALGCDPLGLQPLYYSESPGGLRFGGRLADTLREGEGEKLHLASCAHFLLFLSVPAGRTLLGRVRRIFPGARVRFPQNDEEDAALFPLAPPALPSRGDAAKRLLEALRGAVRAAVADLPEDAPVGLLLSGGTDSTALLALLREARKGPIAAIHVSPKDSPDRPYAREMAERYGAELLDAEITGTDARESLGWIVAAMESPGGNASAVATHRALAMAGERGVRRVLTGLGSDETFCGHAKHILAPWWPWVARLPAGLRPGGLLARAAGGSEALGRALAEEKGPEEMHRAMYGFFGKEMEAQLLGAMPKFAQIPDLPWRSAEAERFPPGYASAIFQIDLNLWLRAALAPMAGALAAAQGVELAMPFCAPEMWNLSAAMPLSWKVSGRRGKKILEEALSGTIPEEIFRRPRQGFSVPMDRWLREELKETAAEHLAPGRVARWYIANPEAIEYLHRRHTAGRADWGLPLWAWTTFSMWYAQFVEGKDAPPEPL
- a CDS encoding SDR family NAD(P)-dependent oxidoreductase, which produces MTEKILEGKRAVVTGASGGLGAAIAVRYAQAGASVWVAGGSNAAGMQETVDAAAQAGVKAGGDCYDLSIGRNAAKLVNDGIAFLGGVDILVNSAGTRNLSKIVDVQDEAIELLFEVNAKQAYYASREAARYMVGQKSGHILMIGSDAGEHGTPDFSLYSCTKTVLHNLTKCLALELGPLGIRVNCLALGPTASGRGKTRHENDPEVAKSRREKVPIRQFGDPAKVAETALFLVSPVNDFMNGARVMVDGGISAG